One Pseudomonas sp. C27(2019) DNA window includes the following coding sequences:
- the ybeY gene encoding rRNA maturation RNase YbeY: MIELDLQIASTADALPSHADFLAWCNLALRQRSNASELTIRLVDAEEGLQLNSTWRAKDYPTNVLSFPADIPDGLLDIPFLGDLVICVPVVEKEAAKQNKQLAAHWAHLVIHGCLHLLGYDHINDIEAEEMENLERQLLAEIGYPDPYRDNQYTDLIQP, translated from the coding sequence TTGATTGAACTTGATCTACAGATAGCCAGCACAGCAGATGCGCTACCCAGTCATGCTGATTTTCTCGCTTGGTGCAATTTGGCCTTGCGTCAACGCAGCAATGCTTCTGAACTGACGATCCGCTTGGTTGACGCTGAAGAAGGCCTGCAGCTTAACTCGACATGGCGAGCAAAAGACTATCCTACCAATGTACTGTCATTTCCTGCTGACATTCCAGATGGTTTATTGGATATTCCCTTTCTGGGTGATTTAGTTATTTGCGTGCCCGTTGTTGAAAAAGAAGCAGCAAAGCAAAATAAACAGCTGGCAGCGCACTGGGCACATTTGGTCATTCATGGCTGCTTACATTTATTGGGCTATGATCATATTAACGATATTGAAGCTGAAGAGATGGAAAATTTAGAACGCCAGTTACTGGCTGAAATTGGCTACCCTGACCCTTATCGCGACAATCAATATACGGATTTAATACAACCATGA
- a CDS encoding HlyC/CorC family transporter produces MSEDNSSNGQKSWLDKLTQAFTQEPKTRKELFELLREANRNKLLDNDALAIVEGAIQIADLQVRDIMIPRSQMISIKACQKPEEFLPSIIDAAHSRYPVVGENNDEVLGILLAKDLLPLILKNNDTFDLRSTLRPCNFVPESKRLNVLLKEFRANHNHMAVVIDEYGGVAGLVTIEDVLEQIVGDIEDEHDVEEDSYIRTLPTGDYIVKALTPVDDFNDFFDSGFSEDEFDTIGGVVMSAFGHLPKRNETIEVDRMRFRILNADSRRLHLLRVTRLDKNPL; encoded by the coding sequence ATGAGTGAAGATAATTCTAGCAACGGGCAAAAGTCATGGCTGGATAAGTTGACCCAGGCTTTTACCCAAGAACCCAAAACACGCAAAGAATTGTTCGAACTGCTTCGCGAAGCAAACCGCAATAAACTGTTGGATAATGACGCCCTTGCCATTGTTGAAGGAGCAATCCAGATTGCTGACTTGCAAGTGCGTGACATTATGATCCCGCGTTCTCAAATGATCAGCATCAAAGCTTGCCAAAAGCCTGAAGAATTCTTGCCGTCAATTATTGATGCAGCGCACTCGCGCTACCCAGTTGTCGGCGAAAATAACGATGAAGTATTGGGCATTTTACTGGCTAAGGATTTATTACCACTGATCCTAAAAAACAACGACACCTTTGATTTGCGTAGTACATTGCGCCCTTGCAACTTCGTACCAGAGTCCAAGCGTCTCAACGTTTTGCTCAAAGAGTTTCGTGCCAACCATAACCATATGGCGGTGGTTATTGATGAGTACGGCGGTGTTGCTGGCTTAGTTACAATTGAAGATGTCCTAGAACAAATTGTCGGCGATATTGAAGACGAGCACGATGTCGAAGAAGACAGCTACATCCGCACACTTCCGACAGGCGATTACATTGTCAAAGCTCTCACCCCTGTTGATGACTTTAATGACTTTTTCGACAGCGGCTTCTCTGAGGATGAATTTGATACCATCGGCGGCGTAGTGATGAGTGCTTTCGGCCACCTCCCTAAGCGCAATGAAACCATTGAAGTCGATCGCATGCGTTTTCGTATTCTCAATGCTGATAGCCGTCGCTTACATCTATTGCGTGTCACACGCTTGGACAAAAACCCTCTGTAA
- a CDS encoding PhoH family protein: MNTSTDTHRFTLDAFEVARFANLCGQYDEHLRLIEQRLNITIRNRGEQFELLGPREQTRAAEQLLRRLYRETKHTDLAPDTVHLFLQESSMQELTTPSAISSHTVTLRTRKGVIRPRGENQQNYVKSILAHDINFGVGPAGTGKTYLAVACAVDALERELVQRILLVRPAVEAGEKLGFLPGDLAQKIDPYLRPLYDALYEMLGFEHVTRLIEKQVIEVAPLAYMRGRTLSNSFIILDESQNTTVEQMKMFLTRIGFGSTAVITGDITQVDLPRGTTSGLIHVAKVLQDIPGIGFTFFKSADVVRHPLVQRIVEAYESYDCAARTEPVRELRP; this comes from the coding sequence TTGAACACATCAACTGATACCCATCGCTTTACCCTCGACGCCTTTGAGGTGGCACGTTTTGCAAACTTGTGCGGCCAATATGACGAGCATTTACGTTTAATCGAGCAACGATTAAATATCACCATCCGCAATCGCGGCGAGCAGTTCGAACTGCTCGGCCCTCGCGAACAGACCCGTGCAGCGGAACAGCTGTTACGACGCTTGTATCGAGAAACCAAACATACTGACTTGGCACCAGATACCGTGCACCTCTTTTTGCAAGAGTCGAGCATGCAAGAGCTGACAACCCCTTCAGCAATCAGTAGTCATACTGTAACGCTGCGAACACGTAAAGGGGTGATTCGACCGCGCGGTGAAAATCAGCAAAATTACGTGAAGTCGATCTTAGCGCATGACATCAACTTTGGTGTTGGCCCAGCAGGGACAGGTAAAACCTATCTAGCGGTTGCCTGTGCTGTGGATGCTCTTGAGCGTGAACTGGTGCAGCGTATTTTATTAGTGCGTCCAGCTGTCGAAGCGGGCGAAAAACTGGGTTTTTTACCTGGTGACTTAGCGCAAAAAATTGATCCGTATTTGCGTCCTTTATATGATGCTTTGTATGAAATGCTTGGCTTTGAGCACGTCACTCGCCTGATTGAAAAACAAGTCATTGAAGTGGCACCTTTGGCCTACATGCGTGGCCGTACGCTCAGCAATAGTTTTATTATCTTAGATGAAAGCCAGAACACCACTGTTGAACAAATGAAAATGTTCTTAACTCGGATTGGCTTTGGCTCAACCGCAGTCATTACTGGCGACATCACCCAAGTCGACTTGCCACGCGGTACAACTTCGGGCCTTATCCATGTTGCTAAGGTCTTGCAAGATATACCTGGCATAGGTTTTACATTTTTCAAGTCCGCTGACGTGGTACGCCATCCGCTCGTGCAGCGCATTGTTGAAGCCTATGAAAGCTATGACTGCGCAGCACGCACCGAGCCTGTTAGAGAACTACGCCCTTGA
- the lnt gene encoding apolipoprotein N-acyltransferase, with product MHWLTRTGWIGNGIALIAGALITLTLAPFNIWPLALIACMTLYIGLSELSARHAAIRSWWFGLGLFASGTSWVYVSIHDYGAASAPLAFFLTVLFVAGLAFFLALFGWLWARFFRQNNHSTSNALAFAVLWVAIEAFRGWFLTGFPWLYIGYSQLHGPLAGFAPIGGVWLISFILALSSVLLLILLKNQQWQSRLTAALLLSILWVSGFALQSLEWTQPSGDPLSVTAIQGNIEQNLKWDPTQIEAQLLLYQSLTLNAAPSDLIIWPETAVPILKDQAQGYLNSMDRIIGRQDSALITGLPLRQNDDNGNLRYYNAITTLGESQGEYLKQKLVPFGEYVPLQDLLRGLIAFFDLPMSDFARGSNQQPPLNAKGYKIAPYICYEVVYPEFATKLAAQSDILLTISNDTWFGTSIGPMQHLQMAQMRALEAGRWMIRATNNGVSALIDPQGQISATVPQFQQAVLRGSVVPMQGLTPYLRWQSWPLILLCALCLIPAVLQRKLQRKGS from the coding sequence ATGCATTGGTTGACTCGCACCGGCTGGATTGGCAATGGCATTGCCCTCATTGCTGGTGCATTAATTACGCTAACCCTAGCACCATTTAATATTTGGCCACTGGCGCTTATCGCTTGCATGACGCTATATATTGGCCTGAGTGAACTCAGCGCACGCCATGCAGCCATACGCAGCTGGTGGTTTGGTCTTGGGTTATTTGCCAGTGGTACCAGCTGGGTATACGTCAGCATTCATGACTATGGCGCGGCTTCAGCTCCGTTAGCCTTTTTCTTAACAGTGCTTTTTGTCGCTGGTTTAGCGTTTTTTTTAGCCTTATTTGGCTGGCTATGGGCACGCTTTTTTCGTCAGAATAACCACTCCACTAGCAATGCCTTGGCCTTTGCCGTCCTGTGGGTCGCTATTGAAGCCTTTCGCGGCTGGTTTTTAACCGGATTTCCTTGGCTGTATATTGGTTATAGCCAACTGCATGGGCCTTTAGCAGGTTTTGCACCCATCGGTGGTGTTTGGTTAATTTCCTTTATATTAGCGCTCAGCAGTGTATTGCTGCTCATTCTATTGAAAAACCAGCAATGGCAGTCACGCCTTACTGCTGCTTTGCTCTTGTCTATTCTTTGGGTGTCGGGCTTTGCTCTGCAATCTCTAGAATGGACACAGCCCTCAGGCGATCCGCTCAGCGTTACCGCTATCCAAGGCAATATCGAGCAAAATTTAAAATGGGATCCGACACAAATTGAAGCACAACTTTTGCTGTACCAATCACTCACTTTAAATGCCGCCCCTAGTGATTTGATTATCTGGCCAGAAACAGCCGTGCCAATTTTAAAAGACCAAGCACAAGGCTATCTAAACAGTATGGATCGTATCATTGGCCGACAAGACTCGGCACTGATCACCGGCCTGCCCTTGCGACAAAACGATGACAATGGCAACCTGCGCTATTACAACGCCATCACCACACTCGGCGAAAGTCAAGGTGAATACCTTAAGCAAAAACTTGTGCCCTTTGGTGAGTATGTCCCGCTACAAGATCTGCTACGCGGCTTGATCGCTTTCTTTGATTTACCGATGTCCGACTTTGCGCGCGGATCAAACCAACAACCGCCGCTCAACGCCAAAGGCTACAAAATAGCACCTTATATTTGTTACGAAGTGGTCTACCCTGAGTTCGCAACTAAACTGGCTGCGCAAAGCGATATCTTACTGACCATCAGTAATGACACTTGGTTTGGCACCTCAATTGGCCCGATGCAACACTTGCAGATGGCACAAATGCGCGCGCTAGAGGCAGGGCGTTGGATGATTCGCGCCACCAATAATGGTGTTAGCGCTCTGATTGATCCGCAGGGCCAAATCAGCGCAACAGTTCCGCAGTTTCAACAAGCCGTGTTGCGTGGTTCGGTTGTACCTATGCAAGGCTTAACACCTTACTTGCGCTGGCAGTCTTGGCCGTTAATCCTGCTCTGCGCTCTGTGCTTGATACCTGCAGTGTTACAACGCAAACTTCAGCGTAAAGGCTCTTGA
- the trxA gene encoding thioredoxin: MTDNAFVFDVAGVEQFEQLVVQNSSHKPVLVDFWAHWCAPCKLLMPLLEKIVDSYTGELLLAKVDCDVEQEIVARLGVQSLPTVVLFKDGKPVDGFTGAQSESDIRAFLSKHVAEPAEIAEDPIFTAQTLFDNGEFAQAESLLKKLLSGDDQQPAALLLYARCLTERGALADAETVLNSVTDDAQKHAVAAVRAQLTFLRQAAELPDMAELKTRLAKNAHDDEAVLQLSIQQLARQHYEPALESLLQLFIRNRSFADGAAHTTLLQVFELLGTEHPLVTLYRRRLYQALY; this comes from the coding sequence GTGACTGATAATGCTTTTGTATTTGATGTGGCAGGTGTTGAACAGTTCGAGCAGCTAGTTGTACAGAATTCATCACATAAGCCTGTTTTGGTTGATTTTTGGGCGCACTGGTGCGCACCATGCAAGCTGTTGATGCCTTTGTTAGAGAAGATTGTCGATAGTTATACGGGTGAGTTGTTGCTGGCTAAAGTTGATTGCGATGTTGAACAAGAAATTGTGGCGCGATTGGGTGTGCAAAGCTTACCGACTGTCGTGTTGTTTAAAGATGGTAAACCCGTTGATGGCTTTACCGGTGCGCAATCTGAGTCGGATATTCGCGCCTTTCTAAGTAAACATGTGGCTGAGCCTGCCGAGATTGCAGAAGATCCCATATTCACCGCACAAACCTTGTTTGATAACGGTGAGTTTGCTCAAGCTGAAAGTCTGCTCAAAAAGCTCTTATCTGGTGATGACCAGCAGCCTGCGGCGTTGCTGCTATATGCGCGCTGTCTCACGGAGCGCGGGGCATTAGCTGATGCGGAAACGGTCTTGAATTCAGTTACTGATGATGCGCAAAAACATGCAGTTGCTGCGGTGCGTGCACAATTAACATTTTTGCGCCAGGCAGCAGAGTTGCCAGATATGGCAGAACTGAAAACCCGTTTAGCAAAAAATGCCCATGATGATGAGGCAGTGTTACAGCTCAGTATTCAACAGTTAGCACGACAGCATTATGAGCCTGCTTTAGAGAGTTTGTTGCAGTTATTTATTCGTAACCGCAGTTTTGCGGATGGTGCTGCGCATACAACCCTGTTACAAGTGTTTGAGTTACTGGGCACCGAGCATCCGCTGGTGACCTTGTATCGCCGCCGTTTATATCAGGCGTTGTATTGA
- the hemH gene encoding ferrochelatase, translating into MSDHALLLANLGSPRSTSVSDVRRYLNQFLMDPYVIDIPWPLRRLLVGLILINRPAKSAEAYASIWWPEGSPLVVISEQLTEAVRPLWPHGPVSLAMRYGEPSISTRLLELAKQGVKTVTFAPLYPQFADSTTTTAIKEAQLCIKKNNLALKLNIVQPFYADPIYIKALAKSAEAELQQDFDHLLLSFHGLPESHLKKLDPTGSHCLSDKSCCATASQAVLDTCYRAQCMRSAELFAQEAGLRADQWSVAFQSRLGRNKWIEPYTDATLEALAARGVKKLLVMSPAFVADCIETLEELGIEGREEFIAAGGKELVLIPCLNAQQHWAQALTQICANSTN; encoded by the coding sequence ATGTCTGATCACGCTTTACTGCTCGCGAATCTTGGCTCTCCACGCTCAACTTCCGTCAGCGATGTACGCCGCTACCTAAACCAGTTTTTAATGGACCCCTATGTCATTGACATACCTTGGCCGCTGCGCCGCTTACTGGTGGGTTTGATTTTGATCAATCGCCCTGCCAAGTCAGCTGAAGCTTATGCCTCAATCTGGTGGCCAGAAGGCTCACCACTAGTAGTGATCAGCGAGCAGTTAACCGAGGCCGTGCGCCCCTTATGGCCACACGGCCCAGTGTCACTGGCCATGCGTTACGGTGAGCCCTCAATTAGTACGCGCTTGCTCGAACTGGCCAAGCAAGGTGTTAAAACAGTGACATTTGCCCCGCTGTACCCTCAGTTTGCTGACAGCACCACAACCACCGCAATTAAAGAAGCGCAGCTGTGCATTAAGAAAAACAACTTAGCGCTTAAGTTAAATATCGTTCAGCCTTTTTATGCTGATCCAATCTATATCAAGGCTCTGGCAAAAAGTGCTGAAGCAGAACTGCAACAAGATTTTGATCACCTATTGCTAAGTTTTCACGGTTTACCTGAAAGTCACCTAAAAAAACTCGACCCGACAGGCTCGCATTGTTTAAGCGACAAATCATGCTGTGCAACAGCCAGCCAAGCGGTATTGGATACTTGTTATCGCGCGCAATGCATGCGCAGCGCTGAGTTATTTGCGCAAGAAGCTGGCTTACGTGCTGATCAATGGTCGGTAGCGTTTCAGTCGCGCTTAGGCCGCAATAAGTGGATCGAACCCTACACCGATGCGACCTTAGAAGCGCTGGCAGCGCGCGGGGTTAAAAAACTCTTGGTTATGTCGCCTGCATTTGTTGCAGATTGTATCGAAACGCTAGAAGAGCTCGGCATTGAAGGGCGCGAAGAATTTATAGCCGCTGGCGGCAAAGAGCTCGTCCTTATTCCTTGCTTAAATGCCCAGCAACACTGGGCGCAAGCCTTAACGCAGATCTGCGCTAACAGCACAAATTAA
- a CDS encoding methyltransferase yields MDPRSQVLLRNVALFQGKVLLAGLPADDLLSQLPEARGWSWHAGEYQQLIQRFTQRCFFSTELQPAEYTAGVLFLPKSRDLTEYLLQELAAKIPGGLLFLVGEKRAGAERAAKQLAAFGKTSKVDSARHCQLWRCEVSDKPQAPDLTAASKVFSVNAAGQPLQVHSVPGVFSHGRLDLGTQLLLECLEDLPSGHYLDFGCGAGVVGSFLKMRYPNAQISMLDVDAFAIYSSQLTLAANGLEANTIAGDGIHAAPKQLMAIISNPPFHQGVHTQYQTTETLLREAAAHLQPGGELRIVANSFLKYPPLIEQYLGPCTVLAERDGFKVYRALRRS; encoded by the coding sequence ATGGATCCAAGAAGTCAGGTGCTGTTGCGAAATGTCGCTCTATTTCAAGGCAAAGTATTGTTAGCTGGCTTGCCCGCTGATGATTTACTTAGTCAGTTACCGGAAGCGCGCGGCTGGAGTTGGCACGCTGGTGAATATCAACAGCTCATCCAGCGCTTTACCCAGCGTTGTTTTTTTTCTACGGAGCTACAGCCAGCAGAATACACAGCAGGGGTTTTGTTTTTACCAAAGTCACGCGACCTGACTGAATATTTACTGCAAGAGCTTGCTGCCAAAATACCTGGTGGACTGTTGTTTTTAGTGGGTGAAAAACGAGCAGGTGCAGAGCGCGCTGCAAAGCAATTGGCGGCATTTGGTAAAACCAGTAAGGTCGATAGTGCTAGGCATTGTCAGTTGTGGCGCTGTGAAGTGAGCGATAAGCCACAGGCACCAGATTTAACAGCAGCCAGTAAGGTCTTTAGTGTCAATGCAGCAGGGCAACCCCTTCAGGTGCATTCGGTGCCAGGTGTGTTTAGTCATGGGCGTTTGGATTTAGGTACGCAGTTACTTTTGGAGTGTTTAGAAGATTTACCAAGCGGGCATTATTTGGACTTTGGTTGTGGCGCAGGTGTAGTAGGTTCTTTTTTGAAAATGCGCTATCCCAATGCACAGATCAGTATGTTGGATGTTGATGCCTTTGCTATATACAGTAGCCAATTAACCTTGGCTGCCAATGGGCTGGAGGCCAACACTATTGCTGGTGATGGTATTCACGCTGCACCGAAGCAATTAATGGCTATTATTAGTAACCCGCCGTTCCACCAAGGCGTACACACGCAGTATCAGACCACTGAAACTTTATTGCGTGAAGCGGCCGCGCATCTGCAGCCTGGAGGTGAGTTGCGTATTGTTGCCAATAGTTTTTTAAAGTATCCACCCTTGATTGAACAATATTTGGGTCCATGCACAGTATTAGCTGAGCGTGATGGCTTTAAAGTTTATCGAGCTCTACGCCGTTCATAA
- a CDS encoding TetR/AcrR family transcriptional regulator, whose protein sequence is MPKTLPTTGPGRPKNLIKRAAILDAAQALFLRHGYDGSSMDAIAQEAGVSKLTVYNHFTDKETLFCAAIEAKCETQLTLLFVSSTDTPPSNLRECLLGIAHSFQALVDSPESLAMHRLIISHALSNPALSLLFYEATALRIINKMEQLLMTIDKAKQLDIAKPRQAAEHFFSLLKGTRNLQLLVGYQPEHASLNVQQDVEDVVDLFIKAYQPNP, encoded by the coding sequence ATGCCTAAAACCTTACCGACAACTGGCCCAGGCCGCCCGAAAAACCTAATAAAGCGCGCAGCTATACTTGATGCAGCACAGGCTTTGTTCTTACGCCACGGCTATGACGGCAGCAGTATGGATGCCATCGCGCAAGAAGCAGGTGTATCCAAACTCACGGTTTACAACCACTTTACCGATAAAGAAACTCTGTTTTGCGCAGCCATTGAAGCCAAATGCGAAACACAGCTGACGTTATTATTTGTCAGCTCAACAGATACACCGCCGAGCAATTTGCGCGAGTGTTTATTAGGTATTGCGCACAGCTTCCAAGCGCTTGTAGACAGCCCAGAATCTTTGGCAATGCATCGCTTAATTATTAGCCACGCCCTCAGCAATCCAGCACTGTCTTTGTTATTTTACGAAGCAACAGCACTGCGCATTATCAATAAGATGGAGCAACTGCTGATGACTATCGATAAAGCTAAGCAGTTGGATATTGCAAAACCTAGGCAAGCTGCGGAGCATTTTTTCAGCTTACTTAAAGGCACACGTAATTTGCAGTTACTGGTCGGCTATCAGCCAGAACACGCTTCATTAAACGTACAACAAGATGTCGAAGATGTTGTTGATTTATTTATAAAAGCCTATCAACCCAATCCATAA
- a CDS encoding MATE family efflux transporter, whose protein sequence is MQGFYAMLLDAWQHAGTRQRLFALAIPMILSNLSVPLVALVDSAVVGRLPHAYQLGAVAVGGSIYTMLVWTCGFLRMGSTGFAAQAAGRNDQHALRYILLQSLMLVVVLTVLCLAIALPLLPHVLAWMDTSGDLQALAQQYVLIRLYGLPAALMMHVLAGWLLGLQNARAALWMLLLANSVNIVLDVYFVFGLHWGVAGAARASVIAEWSGAVLGLALAWRYVDKGPLLNFWQHLLGWSHWRPLLAVNRDILIRSLALQAVFFTVTFQGARLGDNTVAANALLLNGLLLCSYALDGLAHALEALTGHALGQQDRRALQRALCLVSIYLLLASSVFALLFWLFGDLFIALQTNIPSVQKTASGYLIYLALLPLITVWSYVMDGLFIGATRAREMRNSMLLAVMVCAPIAWLLQGLGNHGLWIAFLLFMALRAGFLGFTARHLQSWFQEPLR, encoded by the coding sequence ATGCAAGGCTTTTATGCCATGTTGCTTGATGCATGGCAGCACGCCGGTACACGCCAGCGTTTATTCGCCCTAGCTATACCGATGATCCTCAGTAATTTATCTGTACCTTTAGTGGCTCTGGTTGATAGCGCTGTGGTGGGACGCTTACCGCATGCCTATCAACTGGGGGCTGTCGCGGTGGGTGGCAGCATTTACACCATGCTGGTGTGGACGTGCGGCTTTCTGCGTATGGGCAGTACCGGCTTTGCTGCGCAAGCAGCAGGGCGTAATGATCAGCATGCTTTGCGCTATATATTATTGCAGAGCTTAATGTTGGTGGTTGTTTTAACGGTACTGTGTTTGGCGATTGCCTTGCCGTTGCTGCCGCATGTTTTAGCTTGGATGGACACGTCAGGAGATTTGCAGGCACTGGCACAACAGTATGTGTTGATACGTCTGTATGGCTTGCCTGCTGCGTTAATGATGCATGTGCTTGCTGGTTGGCTGTTGGGCTTACAAAATGCACGCGCGGCATTATGGATGTTGCTGCTGGCTAATTCAGTCAATATCGTTTTGGATGTCTATTTTGTTTTCGGTTTGCATTGGGGCGTTGCTGGTGCTGCGCGCGCTTCGGTCATTGCTGAGTGGTCAGGTGCTGTGCTTGGTCTGGCTTTAGCTTGGCGTTATGTTGATAAAGGACCCCTGCTCAATTTCTGGCAGCACTTGTTAGGCTGGAGTCATTGGCGGCCTTTATTGGCGGTCAATCGTGATATTTTGATCCGCAGTCTCGCCTTGCAAGCTGTGTTCTTTACAGTCACCTTTCAAGGTGCGCGTTTGGGTGATAATACTGTTGCCGCCAATGCTTTATTGCTCAATGGTCTGCTCTTGTGTTCCTATGCCTTAGATGGTTTAGCCCACGCTCTGGAGGCGCTCACGGGACACGCCTTGGGGCAGCAAGATCGCCGAGCATTGCAGAGGGCTCTGTGCTTGGTAAGCATCTATTTATTACTTGCTAGCAGCGTTTTTGCATTGTTATTTTGGTTGTTTGGCGATTTATTTATTGCTCTACAAACCAATATTCCAAGCGTGCAAAAAACCGCATCGGGCTATTTGATCTATCTGGCGCTCCTGCCACTGATTACAGTCTGGAGTTATGTCATGGATGGCCTGTTTATAGGTGCAACACGTGCGCGAGAAATGCGCAATAGCATGCTCTTGGCAGTCATGGTCTGCGCGCCTATCGCTTGGTTACTGCAGGGGTTGGGCAATCATGGACTGTGGATCGCTTTCTTGCTGTTTATGGCATTGCGCGCAGGTTTTTTAGGCTTCACTGCGCGACATTTACAGAGCTGGTTTCAAGAGCCTTTACGCTGA